The following are encoded in a window of Rissa tridactyla isolate bRisTri1 chromosome 3, bRisTri1.patW.cur.20221130, whole genome shotgun sequence genomic DNA:
- the ENAH gene encoding protein enabled homolog isoform X4, with the protein MKVYKPPAVLQGRNGPKLDRLLSQLQEQQRQKELERERLDRERMERERLERERLERERLERERLEQEQLERERQERERQERLERERQEKERQDRERLERLERERQERERQEQLEREQLEWERERRISNAAPSFDNSPYSTPLPEYSSCQPPSAPPPSYAKAVSAPMSEAAPEYAVVTSAPPTSTPPTPPLRHSASRFATSLGSAFHPVLPHYATVPRPLNKSSRPPSPVNAPATLPPNTKPVAWSAPSFAPLPPSPPVMISSPPGKATGPRPVLPVSASSPATQMSTSPTAPNGLPENLAYPVPSPSTSGPTPPPPPPPPPLPSFPPLSLSGPQASPSPNSPNASTPSSKPSVLPSPSAATPASVENSLNSVLGDSSASEPVLQAASQPIEPTTQQGVVQGPPAPPPPPPLPPGPAQSSVAAPPPPGPPPPPPLPPSGPPPPPPPPPPLPSQVPPVPLPPPAPPLPASGFSVGFVSEENRPLTGLAAALAGAKLRKVSRGEDSSSSSGGGGGSSASSKTDSGRGNGPLPLGGSGLMEEMSALLARRRRIAEKGSTEPEQKEDKTEESESSTSKVSSTSTPELTRKPWERTNTVNGSKSPVISRRESPWKNLLASENRFYDSLNRPKSTPTGQPSANGVQSEGLDYDRLKQDILDEMRKELTKLKEELIEAIRQELSKSNTA; encoded by the exons ATGAAGGTATACAAGCCACCTGCTGTCCTTCAGGGACGTAATGGACCAAAACTTGACCGACTTCTGTC ACAGTTGCAAGAGCAACAGAGGCAGAAGGAGCTGGAACGGGAGAGGCTGGATCGTGAACGAATGGAAcgggagaggctggagagagagaggctAGAAAGGGAAAGACTTGAAAGAGAGCGCCTAGAACAGGAGCAACTGGAGAGAGAACGGCAAGAAAGGGAACGGCAAGAACGCCTAGAAAGGGAGAGACAAGAGAAGGAGAGGCAGGATCGAGAAAGACTTGAACGACTTGAACGGGAAAGGCAAGAAAGAGAACGGCAAGAACAGTTGGAAAGGGAACAATTGGaatgggaaagagagagaagaatttCAAATGCTG CTCCATCTTTCGACAACTCCCCGTATAGCACTCCACTTCCTGAATACTCCAGTTGCCAGCCTCCTTCAGCACCTCCTCCATCATATGCAAAAGCAGTCTCAGCACCAATGTCAGAGGCCGCACCGGAGTACGCTGTAGTGACTTCTGCACCACCGACTTCCACTCCCCCTACACCGCCTCTAAGGCACTCTGCATCACGTTTTGCTACATCTTTAGGCTCAGCTTTCCACCCTGTTCTCCCCCATTATGCTACGGTTCCTCGTCCACTGAACAAAAGTTCTCGGCCCCCTTCTCCTGTCAATGCCCCGGCGACTTTGCCTCCAAATACAAAGCCCGTTGCCTGGTCCGCGCCCAGTTTTGCCCCTCTTCCCCCATCTCCTCCAGTCATGATAAGCAGTCCACCAGGCAAAGCCACCGGTCCGAGACCTGTCCTCCCAGTGTCGGCTTCCAGTCCAGCGACCCAAATGTCCACGTCTCCCACAGCTCCTAACGGGCTTCCTGAAAACCTGGCCTATCCGGTTCCTTCACCTTCTACCTCAGGTCCAACTCCGCCtccgccacctcctccccccccactGCCTTCCTTTCCGCCTCTGTCACTCTCTGGACCTCAAGCTTCTCCTTCTCCCAACTCCCCGAATGCCTCAACTCCCTCATCCAAGCCTAGtgttctcccttctccctctgcagcTACCCCTGCCTCTGTTGAGAACTCTCTAAACTCTGTGCTGGGAGACTCCTCTGCTTCTGAGCCAGTCTTGCAGGCAGCCTCTCAGCCGATTGAACCTACGACCCAGCAGG GTGTTGTCCAAGGACCACctgcacctcctcccccaccccctctgccccctggcCCAGCTCAGTCTTCAGTAGCAGCCCCACCTCCTCCtggcccaccaccaccacctccccttcCACCTTCAGggcctcctccaccaccaccaccgcctcCTCCACTTCCCAGCCAAGTTCCTCCCGTTCCCcttccacctcctgctccccccctccctgcctctggaTTTTCAGTGGGATTCGTGTCTGAAGAAAATCGCCCTTTAACTGGACTAGCAGCTGCACTTGCTGGAGCCAAACTTAGGAAAGTCTCACGG GGTGAAGACTCCTCCAGTTcaagtggaggaggaggaggcagctctgcttCATCTAAAACAGACAGTGGCCGTGGAAATGGACCActtcccttgggaggcagtgggTTGATGGAAGAAATGAGTGCCCTGCTGGCCAGGAG GAGAAGAATTGCTGAAAAGGGATCAACAGAACCAgagcagaaagaagacaaaact GAAGAATCAGAGTCTTCAACTTCTAAGGTTTCTTCAACAAGCACACCTG AACTAACAAGAAAGCCTTGGGAAAGAACAAATACAGTGAATGGAAGCAAGTCACCTGTTATTTCCAG ACGGGAATCTCCGTGGAAAAATCTGCTTGCTTCTGAAAACAGGTTCTATGATTCATTAAACAG ACCAAAATCTACACCAACGGGGCAACCCAGTGCCAATGGAGTACAGTCAGAAGGTCTAGATTATGACAGATTGAAGCAG